One part of the Anopheles coustani chromosome 2, idAnoCousDA_361_x.2, whole genome shotgun sequence genome encodes these proteins:
- the LOC131262842 gene encoding nuclear pore complex protein DDB_G0274915, which yields MTLIGPGAPGMAFMMKKKKYKFSVELRLEELVEVPFLNAVLFAKIRLLDGGSFQEHSNREEVRNHTVKWGQKFEFPCKMTSNASTGVLDPCTVRISVRKEIKGGRSYQKLGFTDLNLAEFAGSGLTSRKCLLEGYDARHRQDNSMLNVSLRMHMIQGDILFKVPSPSPKSKTALPQDNLALGLQPADPAMSVGPVVTPVVARVTKDDPVVTSVAPGFDSLTKKKPAQVLPPTLDHQISMEMDHQSLIITDSGISESSDPPLSLLELQSSLPVVTALSVGSTVPTVGNVPAGQVAATGTGTTVVGSVEMGHSRNSSNTSQMSKGSGYSSFSHSQHSRQSSEGDSGHQRFRSGTAFHGKPITVLTVPPVSSTTNTTKTTTIAQPLVNGGSSGRLVAIANKKLHITSGGGLSSSSSNTSTGSFGSGPGAPLKTITANRLLMKLRIPQSPTSDSGDELFVTPDVTVLSDGGGDTGDERTESGVEEFGTPTAEIPLSKLVKIKSMNNLSVPKGSMFLDDHADDALHFGLPVGDPSFDSGLAVDDHTLAPGTPQGLLLNLSRMKSLGNLSAYEREFGDTPVDLLKLKKDFETRRFSFAKMKSLTDLTVDDEKDDVLVRRRRQLEAAESERSSSDESTKASQLSPPASIAGACELANRLLPFQMRNSFHNGVYRKRHGIGYTRYIGIDDDPAASACPSIYGGGSNLTKINSLGTIPTVGLGERVDHVPFLTPNIGRKRFASTSTTNRTSATSSSSPEEGEQPRPRSAASGTTSMATKVIARNSARAGGANPFERNFRKSAPIGSSGFEGATDRLSLADGSITSGSVQQLGGFFRQSDSNIVRNYPIGKSSSANLESLKHRSSYNNFPLSLKTHQPQQQQQQQQPPALPRGAGGVVMKGVDAVKSVVVPVTGVVPAQPSIAGNRVYHRFRSVVRVVLKFIIKGHTSNQSTNDCHKSTTINNATVATTSSTTTTTSANTTSTSTTTTTTTTTSTSTSTSTTTSTSATVLKNICGLHRRLLDGSTRQLTSLTLATPATSGAAASASGTSSSGSSAISPSSTGTSVGASAGILPPTGVGHPGPVTVGPSMTDCTDMMVSSGSDRSTPGHGSSAGFFPPSVGSGTGSGALSGVPSGVCTVTTPLCVVASSSSSSGCESMLNNGTNNSSSLNLPSSLALRRPSANINPSSSSIPMSETGSLDRMKSAAERRKKGEDSGMAPTLSGRVEDTRVNTGLIIDELLKNTKLDHLEDAENPTGLALYISSDGTTMVGSHEVRSRMPAGAFKQVVMENPR from the exons GGAGGAGGTACGGAACCACACCGTCAAATGGGGCCAGAAGTTTGAGTTTCCCTGCAAGATGACGTCGAACGCGTCGACCGGCGTGCTTGATCCGTGCACCGTGCGGATATCGGTGCGGAAGGAAATCAAGGGTGGCAGGAGTTACCAG AAACTAGGCTTTACCGATCTGAACCTGGCGGAGTTTGCCGGCTCGGGCCTTACGTCTAGAAAGTGTCTCCTTGAGGGGTACGACGCGCGGCACCGGCAGGACAACTCGATGTTGAACGTGTCGCTGCGCATGCACATGATTCAGGGTGATATTTTGTTCAAAGT TCCTTCCCCGAGCCCGAAGTCGAAAACGGCCCTGCCGCAGGACAATCTGGCGCTCGGATTGCAGCCCGCCGATCCGGCGATGTCGGTCGGGCCCGTCGTTACGCCCGTCGTAGCGCGCGTTACCAAAGACGATCCAGTCGTGACTTCCGTCGCACCCGGGTTCGATTCGCTCACGAAGAAGAAACCCGCCCAGGTCCTCCCTCCAACGTTGG ATCATCAGATATCGATGGAAATGGACCACCAGTCGCTCATCATTACCGACTCCGGTATCTCCGAATCTTCCGATCCGCCATTGTCCCTGCTGGAGCTGCAGTCCTCGCTGCCCGTCGTGACAGCGCTTTCCGTTGGCAGCACCGTACCGACGGTGGGTAATGTGCCGGCGGGCCAGGTCGCCGCTACCGGCACCGGAACGACGGTCGTGGGGTCGGTTGAGATGGGTCATTCCCGTAACTCGAGCAATACTAGTCAA ATGTCCAAAGGTTCCGGTTACAGCAGTTTCTCCCACAGTCAACACTCGAGGCAAAGCTCCGAGGGAGATTCCGGTCACCAGAG GTTCCGCTCGGGGACGGCATTTCATGGCAAACCGATCACGGTGCTGACGGTGCCGCC TGTTAGTAgtaccaccaacaccaccaaaaccaccaccatcgcacAGCCTCTAGTTAACGGCGGCTCCTCGGGCCGTTTGGTAGCGATCGCTAATAAGAAACTTCACATCACCAGCGGTGGCgggctcagcagcagcagcagcaataccAGCACGGGCAGCTTCGGCTCCGGCCCCGGAGCGCCACTGAAGACGATCACCGCGAACCGGCTGCTGATGAAGCTGCGCATACCGCAGAGCCCGACGTCGGACTCGGGCGACGAGCTGTTCGTGACGCCGGACGTGACGGTGCTGTCGGACGGCGGGGGCGATACGGGCGACGAGCGGACCGAATCGGGCGTGGAGGAGTTCGGCACTCCGACGGCGGAGATTCCGCTCTCGAAGCTGGTGAAGATCAAGAGCATGAACAACCTGTCGGTGCCGAAGGGCAGCATGTTTCTGGACGATCATGCGGATGATGCGTTGCATTTCGGGCTGCCCGTCGGTGACCCATCGTTCGACAGTGGGTTGGCCGTGGATGACCACACGCTAGCGCCTGGAACGCCTCAAGGGTTGCTGCTCAACCTGAGCCGCATGAAATCGCTCGGCAATCTGTCGGCGTACGAACGCGAGTTCGGCGACACGCCCGTCGATCTGCTGAAGCTGAAGAAGGACTTCGAGACACGGCGGTTCAGCTTCGCCAAGATGAAGTCACTTACCGATCTGACGGTGGACGACGAGAAGGACGACGTGCTGGTGCGCCGCCGGCGCCAGCTTGAGGCGGCCGAGTCCGAGCGCAGCTCGTCGGACGAGTCGACCAAGGCGTCGCAGCTGTCACCGCCCGCCAGTATTGCTGGCGCGTGCGAGTTGGCCAACCGGCTGCTGCCGTTCCAGATGCGCAACTCCTTCCACAACGGTGTCTACCGGAAGCGGCACGGTATCGGGTACACGCGCTACATCGGCATCGACGATGATCCGGCAGCGAGTGCCTGCCCGAGCATATACGGTGGTGGCAGTAACCTCACGAAAATCAACTCACTCGGTACGATCCCCACCGTGGGGTTGGGTGAGCGCGTCGACCACGTACCCTTCCTGACGCCCAACATTGGCCGGAAACGGTTCGCGTCCACCTCGACGACGAACAGAACGAGcgcaaccagcagcagcagtccggAAGAGGGCGAACAGCCGAGGCCACGGTCGGCGGCCTCGGGAACCACCAGCATGGCGACGAAAGTGATCGCCCGCAACTCGGCACGAGCAGGCGGTGCGAATCCATTCGAACGTAACTTCCGCAAGAGCGCCCCAATCGGATCGTCCGGTTTCGAGGGCGCCACCGATCGTCTTTCGCTAGCGGACGGTTCTATTACGTCCGGATCCGTCCAGCAGCTCGGTGGCTTTTTCCGGCAGTCAGACAGCAACATCGTGCGCAACTACCCGATCGGGAAGTCGTCTTCCGCCAATCTGGAATCGCTGAAGCACCGCTCGTCGTACAACAACTTCCCGCTCAGTCTGAAGACCCAccaaccgcagcagcagcagcaacaacagcaacctcCAGCCCTGCCTAGAGGAGCTGGAGGGGTTGTGATGAAGGGCGTCGATGCGGTAAAGAGTGTCGTCGTTCCGGTGACGGGCGTTGTGCCGGCGCAACCGTCGATTGCGGGAAATCGTGTCTACCATAG ATTCCGCTCGGTAGTACGGGTGGTTCTTAAGTTTATCATAAAGGGGCATACGTCAAACCAATCGACAAACGATTGCCATAAGTCTACCACGATCAATAATGCTACTGTAGCTACTACTAGTTCTACCACTACTACAACTTCCGCAAATACTACTTCTacttctactactactactactactactactacttctacCTCTACTTCCACTTCTACCACCACCTCTACCAGTGCGACGGTGCTAAA GAACATTTGTGGTTTACACCGGCGCTTGCTGGACGGTAGCACCCGTCAACTAACCTCCCTAACGCTAGCGACACCGGCGACATCCGGTGCGGCCGCCTCCGCCAGTGGTACGTCCTCGTCCGGCTCGAGCGCCATTAGCCCGTCCTCGACGGGCACTTCGGTTGGGGCGAGCGCGGGCATCCTTCCGCCCACCGGAGTGGGACATCCGGGGCCGGTGACCGTTGGTCCATCGATGACCGACTGTACCGACATGATGGTATCGTCGGGCAGCGATCGATCAACGCCGGGCCACGGATCGTCCGCcgggttttttcctccctcggtCGGTTCCGGAACCGGTTCCGGCGCGTTGTCGGGTGTTCCCTCCGGTGTC TGCACCGTGACAACGCCCCTGTGCGTTGTcgcatcatcatcctcatcatccgGCTGCGAGTCGATGCTCAACAATGGCACTAACAACTCATCATCCCTCAATCTACCATCTTCGCTTGCGCTCCGACGTCCAAGTGCTAACAT AAATCCCAGTTCTAGTTCGATACCAATGAGCGAAACCGGCTCACTCGATCGCATGAAGTCGGCGgcggagcgaaggaaaaagggcGAGGACAGTGGTATGGCGCCGACGCTATCCGGGCGCGTCGAAGACACGCGGGTCAACACCGGTTTAATCATTGACGAGCTGCTTAAAAACACCAAACTAGACCACCTAGAAGATGCAGAAA ATCCCACCGGACTAGCACTGTACATCAGTAGCGATGGTACGACGATGGTTGGCAGCCACGAGGTCCGTTCGCGGATGCCGGCCGGAGCGTTCAAGCAAGTGGTGATGGAAAACCCAAGATAG
- the LOC131264129 gene encoding collagen alpha-1(XI) chain-like yields the protein MVVRHGARSRLSEATIVIVAVLGGLLVCAGVAADPASRPSMKGLVDMIEQFGMPTLPSGISPTVGMCNGTLSPYQTHPEPAYNLNQDTVLSIPTATSFPEGFPVDFSLLVALRASPGLERAPLFAIYSSDSDEILMLMVGRDVALYYYDGNPEDDEQDQYQNMISFGVGIDDERWHRLGLSVKGNSVTLIVDCVTQITRPLNRRPGAQLVTDGLILTGLQLNEENGFFTGDLQLFLVANTPDEAYNICTKYAPDCPGGSSGSFRTVSVHTTRTTTNGTTGTVTHTQTSTRTTTSGGVGAQTAGANIRDQVLRESVAITGGGGSSGSVRGGGRQTSASSSLTATGGAERDITELYGDVEGLEVIGDDEDYYTNLEFGGDISRGRATEVPTDTERNQNRTVVLPGSYDQLRPGVLPLPDPEYDASAGGGQRPPGRGPTTRPGGDATNRTQTDPANGYGPEAEEEEDRSVGFPSQSTVMIIGGVKTVRGPRGPPGEPGPKGDPGRDGLGGQSGPPGPPGHVFMMPLTSAGNEKGPDSQAEALRQMLSQHMTAMRGADGPMGLTGVPGAVGPPGSEGAKGEPGEVGEPGPLGPRGAVGAKGNEGRRGRSGRDGERGATGLQGVKGEQGPIGLPGFPGEKGERGRQGIVGEKGSQGHDGAQGEDGPPGLPGLTGELGPRGFPGPRGFPGPSGNPGLPGSEGIPGSKGNPGPQGQPGAPGQTGSTGPVGPPGHQGNLGPPGIPGPHGKPGLPGLPGADGPPGRDGNQGIAGPKGDLGPQGVQGPIGFPGNRGPKGDDGERGTTGDKGEKGEQGHDGDKGDMGPPGERGHQGATGVAGSEGPEGPKGFEGPRGETGMMGLTGDKGKQGVQGFPGYPGPPGDKGDKGSGGMGGRPGEKGERGNTGLQGERGEVGPKGFRGPRGRRGADGTTGPKGDTGQPGPPGAQGEIGMQGPEGPRGFIGMPGPPGNNGKDGPPGASGERGPPGENGNPGPIGAPGVVGPQGPNGEPGPVGEPGIPGLPGLPGEPGVPGDTGKEGQPGPPGPPGKNGPQGGQGLPGFPGERGMMGMPGLPGLKGELGLPGLAGPVGDKGQPGEPGKEGPPGPEGRPGPPGPPGPFGAKGERGEQGLIGPVGRDGLPGLRGLTGPAGPVGPPGEDGDKGDSGPPGEKGFKGAQGEAGPVGSPGSQGSRGEPGATGPAGEKGPPGEIGRTGPKGEDGPTGLPGSPGPAGPQGMPGPPGMKGGRGDDGPPGSVGPAGPPGEPGRRGPRGAEGGPGAPGSPGPQGIAGEPGMQGPPGPIGPEGKEGEKGAMGPKGEEGKSGPPGPPGKRGQPGLEGPKGVAGPPGFPGNPGEPGLVGPKGDIGKDGEDGKQGEAGQPGEQGPPGAPGEHGPPGKIGPEGPAGPQGTTGLPGEKGDRGLAGPPGNQGLTGPQGMPGSQGSPGLRGSPGPSGEIGPVGKPGESGQPGKAGEVGPKGPKGDRGRRGLKGHRGELGLVGLKGDAGEKGDKGMRGIAGPEGAKGETGPLGPVGPKGNDGPQGTPGNEGPLGPKGTEGIAGLRGEPGPPGPPGPPGPPADAPLIPPELLFRMNEFTLTKGEDRQKRDAGDAMPDDELVLDDDFDEEILRVEPRKKTKKKKPKSKPSDLGPKFLDMYSSIYSMRQELDRIRKPVGTRENPARTCRDLHHGHPQFKDGWYWIDPNLGMGDDAVYVFCNMTAEGETCVYPDIHSSQMPTIPWRKENDKTDWYSNLRGGFRISYETIGTVQMTFLRLLSQEAYQNFTYACMNSVAWYSTQDESFDNALRFLGENEIDIGYEHSKIKPTVLVDGCKTGRSKSETVFEIRTPKLQYLPIIDFYPVDYGLPQQAFGFQVGPVCFK from the exons ATGGTGGTGCGCCATGGGGCACGCAGTAGGTTAAGTGAAGCAACGATTGTGATTGTGGCCGTCCTGGGCGGCTTGCTGGTGTGCGCGGGTGTCGCTGCCGATCCTGCCAGCAGACCTTCGATGA AAGGGCTCGTGGACATGATCGAGCAGTTCGGCATGCCAACGTTGCCGTCCGGCATTTCACCGACGGTCGGTATGTGCAACGGCACGCTCAGCCCCTACCAGACGCACCCGGAGCCGGCCTACAACCTCAACCAGGACACCGTACTCAGCATTCCGACCGCGACCAGCTTCCCGGAGGGATTCCCGGTCGACTTCTCGCTGCTGGTGGCACTCCGAGCCAGCCCGGGCCTCGAACGGGCCCCTCTGTTTGCGATCTACTCATCCGACTCGGACGAAATACTGATGCTGATGGTGGGCCGCGACGTGGCGTTGTACTACTACGACGGAAATCCGGAGGACGACGAGCAGGATCAGTACCAGAACATGATCAGCTTCGGTGTCGGCATCGACGACGAGCGATGGCATCGGCTGGGACTGAGCGTCAAGGGTAATTCGGTAACGTTGATCGTGGACTGTGTAACGCAGATCACGCGGCCGCTGAATCGACGACCCGGGGCACAGTTGGTCACCGACGGGTTGATCCTGACTGGTTTGCAGCTGAACGAGGAGAATGGATTCTTTACG GGGGATTTACAACTGTTTTTAGTAGCCAACACTCCGGATGAAGCGTACAACATCTGCACGAAGTATGCCCCCGACTGTCCAGGAGGATCGTCGGGCTCGTTCCGTACCGTTTCGGTACATACCACTCGAACCACGACCAACGGCACCACCGGGACGGTTACGCACACTCAAACTAGCACCAGGACAACGACCAGCGGCGGAGTGGGAGCGCAGACAGCTGGAGCAAACATTCGCGACCAGGTGCTCCGTGAGTCGGTGGCTATTACCGGCGGTGGAGGGAGTTCGGGAAGCGTGCGCGGTGGAGGAAGACAAACGTCAGCATCGTCCTCTTTAACGGCAACCGGAGGAGCTGAACGGGACATTACCGAGCTGTACGGGGATGTCGAAGGGTTAGAGGTGATCGGAGACGATGAGGACTACTACACCAATCTAGAGTTCGGTGGGGATATCAGCCGGGGACGCGCAACGGAAGTGCCCACGGATACCGAACGTAACCAGAATCGTACGGTTGTACTTCCTGGAAGCTACGATCAGCTCCGGCCCGGAGTTCTGCCGCTACCCGATCCGGAGTATGATGCTTCGGCCGGTGGTGGACAAAGACCACCAGGTCGAGGCCCTACAACACGCCCAGGAGGAGACGCAACGAACCGAACACAAACGGACCCAGCGAACGGCTATGGCCCTGAGGCCGAGGAGGAAGAG GATCGTTCGGTTGGATTTCCATCGCAGTCCACGGTCATGATTATTGGTGGTGTCAAGACGGTTCGTGGCCCTCGTGGACCTCCGGGAGAACCGGGACCAAAGGGAGACCCGGGTCGTGATGGGCTGGGCGGTCAATCTGGACCTCCGGGACCTCCGGGGCACGTGTTCATGATGCCGCTGACGTCGGCCGGCAATGAGAAAGGTCCGGACAGCCAAGCGGAGGCACTACGGCAGATGCTTTCCCAGCATATGACGGCAATGCGGGGCGCTGATGGTCCGATGGGCTTGACCGGAGTACCGGGAGCGGTCGGACCACCTGGATCGGAGGGAGCCAAGGGTGAACCGGGCGAAGTCGGTGAACCG GGACCCTTAGGACCTCGCGGAGCGGTTGGAGCTAAAGGTAACGAAGGACGTCGTGGTCGCTCCGGACGGGACGGTGAGCGCGGTGCAACCGGACTGCAAGGTGTTAAAGGTGAACAGGGTCCCATCGGACTGCCCGGATTCCCTGGTGAAAAAGGAGAACGTGGTCGACAGGGTATTGTCGGTGAGAAGGGTAGCCAGGGACACGACGGAGCGCAAGGTGAGGACGGCCCACCGGGACTACCGGGGCTGACGGGCGAATTGGGACCCCGAGGCTTTCCGGGACCCCGAGGATTCCCTGGCCCATCGGGAAATCCCGGACTGCCCGGATCGGAGGGCATACCGGGCTCAAAGGGCAACCCGGGACCACAGGGCCAACCAGGTGCACCGGGTCAAACCGGGTCGACGGGACCGGTGGGGCCACCGGGACATCAAGGCAACCTTGGACCACCGGGAATACCAGGTCCACATGGGAAACCCGGCCTTCCGGGACTTCCCGGTGCCGATGGACCTCCAGGACGTGACGGGAACCAGGGTATCGCCGGCCCCAAGGGCGACCTTGGACCACAGGGTGTTCAAGGTCCGATCGGTTTCCCTGGTAATCGCGGGCCGAAGGGCGACGACGGTGAACGCGGAACCACCGGAGATAAGGGCGAGAAGGGTGAACAAGGGCACGACGGCGACAAGGGTGACATGGGACCACCGGGTGAACGAGGCCACCAGGGAGCGACGGGTGTGGCGGGATCGGAAGGCCCGGAAGGACCGAAGGGTTTTGAGGGACCTCGCGGAGAAACTGGAATGATGGGACTTACCGGCGACAAGGGTAAGCAGGGTGTTCAGGGCTTCCCTGGATATCCCGGTCCACCTGGTGATAAAGGCGACAAGGGTTCTGGAGGAATGGGCGGACGACCAGGCGAGAAGGGCGAACGT GGAAATACCGGACTTCAAGGTGAACGAGGCGAAGTTGGACCGAAG GGATTCCGTGGTCCTCGTGGACGACGTGGAGCTGATGGAACTACCGGCCCGAAAGGTGACACCGGACAACCTGGACCACCAGGAGCACAGGGAGAAATTGGCATGCAAGGACCGGAAGGCCCACGTGGTTTTATCGGAATGCCTGGACCACCGGGGAATAACGGCAAAGATGGCCCTCCAGGTGCATCAGGAGAGCGAGGACCGCCG GGCGAAAATGGTAATCCTGGACCGATTGGAGCTCCTGGTGTGGTGGGTCCTCAAGGGCCAAACGGTGAACCAGGCCCGGTCGGCGAACCGGGTATCCCTGGACTGCCAGGATTACCCGGTGAACCGGGAGTTCCGGGCGATACGGGCAAGGAAGGACAACCCGGTCCGCCGGGTCCACCAGGAAAGAACGGGCCTCAAGGAGGCCAGGGTCTGCCTGGATTCCCGGGTGAGCGAGGAATGATGGGCATGCCCGGATTACCTGGGCTGAAGGGTGAGCTAGGACTGCCGGGTCTAGCGGGTCCGGTCGGCGACAAGGGACAACCGGGCGAACCGGGTAAGGAGGGACCACCGGGTCCCGAAGGACGCCCTGGTCCACCCGGCCCGCCCGGACCATTCGGTGCGAAGGGTGAACGCGGAGAACAAGGACTCATTGGACCGGTTGGACGTGACGGACTTCCGGGACTACGTGGACTCACTGGCCCCGCGGGCCCCGTCGGACCGCCAGGGGAGGACGGTGACAAGGGCGACAGTGGACCGCCGGGAGAGAAAGGATTCAAGGGTGCCCAGGGTGAAGCG GGACCCGTAGGATCACCGGGATCGCAGGGAAGTCGCGGAGAACCGGGTGCTACGGGCCCGGCCGGTGAAAAGGGACCGCCGGGAGAGATTGGACGTACCGGACCAAAGGGTGAAGATGGTCCAACGGGACTACCGGGATCTCCAGGACCAGCAGGACCTCAGGGAATGCCAGGACCGCCCGGAATGAAAGGTGGTCGAGGGGATGATGGACCACCAGGATCGGTTGGACCGGCTGGACCCCCGGGCGAACCAGGCCGACGGGGACCTCGTGGTGCCGAGGGAGGTCCGGGTGCACCGGGATCTCCAGGACCGCAGGGTATTGCCGGTGAACCGGGCATGCAAGGACCCCCCGGGCCGATCGGACCCGAAGGCAAGGAAGGCGAGAAAGGTGCAATGGGACCGAAGGGCGAGGAAGGAAAGTCGGGCCCACCGGGACCACCGGGAAAACGCGGCCAACCGGGGCTGGAGGGTCCGAAGGGAGTCGCAGGACCACCAGGTTTCCCGGGAAATCCCGGCGAACCGGGACTGGTCGGACCGAAAGGAGACATCGGTAAGGACGGAGAAGATGGAAAGCAGGGCGAAGCGGGCCAACCGGGCGAGCAGGGTCCTCCGGGAGCACCGGGTGAACATGGACCACCGGGCAAGATTGGTCCGGAGGGTCCAGCCGGACCGCAAGGGACCACGGGGCTGCCGGGAGAGAAAGGCGACCGAGGGCTTGCGGGTCCACCCGGTAACCAGGGACTCACGGGACCTCAAGGCATGCCTGGATCGCAGGGATCACCGGGTCTTCGCGGATCGCCCGGACCTTCGGGCGAAATCGGACCGGTTGGAAAGCCAGGTGAATCGGGCCAACCGGGAAAGGCGGGCGAAGTAGGCCCGAAAGGACCGAAAGGAGATCGTGGTCGTCGCGGACTGAAGGGTCATCGGGGAGAACTTGGACTTGTTGGGCTGAAGGGTGACGCAGGCGAGAAAGGTGACAAGGGTATGCGAGGCATCGCCGGTCCAGAGGGTGCCAAGGGTGAAACGGGTCCACTTGGACCAGTTGGACCAAAAGGTAACGATGGGCCACAGGGAACGCCAGGCAACGAGGGACCACTAGGACCGAAAGGCACGGAAGGTATCGCGGGTCTGCGGGGTGAACCTGGACCACCGGGACCTCCCGGACCGCCAGGACCCCCGGCCGACGCTCCACTGATCCCACCGGAGCTTCTCTTCCGCATGAACGAGTTCACTCTGACCAAGGGCGAAGATCGGCAGAAGCGAGACGCCGGCGATGCCATGCCCGACGACGAGCTCGTTCTCGACGATGACTTCGACGAGGAAATCCTGCGGGTCGAGCCGCGCAAGAAgaccaaaaagaagaaacccaAGTCGAAGCCCTCGGATCTCGGGCCGAAGTTCCTCGACATGTACAGCTCAATCTACTCGATGCGCCAGGAGCTGGACCGCATCCGGAAGCCGGTCGGTACGCGGGAAAACCCGGCACGCACCTGTCGCGACCTACACCACGGCCACCCGCAGTTCAAGGACG GCTGGTACTGGATCGATCCGAATCTCGGCATGGGCGACGACGCGGTGTACGTGTTCTGCAACATGACGGCCGAAGGCGAGACGTGCGTCTACCCGGACATCCACAGCTCGCAGATGCCGACCATTCCGTGGCGCAAGGAGAACGACAAGACGGACTGGTATTCGAACCTTCGTGGCGGCTTTAGG ATATCCTATGAAACCATCGGCACGGTACAGATGACCTTCCTTCGGCTTCTATCGCAGGAAGCGTATCAGAACTTCACGTACGCCTGCATGAACAGCGTTGCCTGGTACAGCACGCAGGACGAAAGCTTCGACAACGCACTCCGGTTTCTGGGCGAGAACGAAATCGACATCGGCTACGAGCACTCCAAGATCAAACCGACCGTCCTGGTGGACGGATGCAAGACGGGTCGCAGCAAGAGCGAGACGGTGTTCGAAATTCGCACCCCGAAGCTGCAGTATCTGCCCATCATCGATTTCTACCCGGTCGACTACGGACTACCGCAGCAAGCTTTCGGTTTCCAGGTCGGACCGGTTTGCTTCAAGTAG